A single genomic interval of Sphaerodactylus townsendi isolate TG3544 linkage group LG08, MPM_Stown_v2.3, whole genome shotgun sequence harbors:
- the CCAR1 gene encoding cell division cycle and apoptosis regulator protein 1 isoform X4: MAQFGGQKNPPWATQFTATAVSQPAALGVQQPSLLGASPTIYTQQTALAAAGLTTQTPTNYQLTQTAALQQQAAAAAAALQQYSQPQQTLYSVQQQQPQQTLLTQPAVALPTSLSLSTPQPAAQITVSYPAPRSSQQQTQPQKQRVFTGVVTKLHDTFGFVDEDVFFQLSAVKGKTPQAGDRVLVEATYNPNMPFKWNAQRIQTLPNQNQTQTQPLLKTPPPVLQPIAQQTAFSVQAQPQPQSLLQAQISAASITPLLQTQPQPLLQQPQQKAGLLQPPVRIVSQPPPARRLDPPPRFSGRNERGDPMANRKDDRSRERERERRRSRERSPQRKRSRERSPRRERERSPRRPRRVVPRYTVQFSKFSLDCLSCDMMELRRRYQNLYIPSDFFDAQFTWVDAFPMSRPFQLGNYCNFYVMHREVDPLDKNCAVLDPPDADHLYSAKVMLMASPSMEDLFHKSCALAEDPQEVRDGFQHPARLIKFLVGMKGKDEAMAVGGHWSPSLDGPDPEKDPSVLIKTAIRCCRALTGIDLSVCTQWYRFAEIRYHRPEETHKGRTVPAHVETVVLFFPDVWHCLPTRSEWETLSRGYKQQLVEKLQGERKEADGEQDEEEKDDGEAKEISTPTHWSKLDPKAMKVNDLRKELESRNLSSKGLKSQLIARLTKQLKVEEQKEEQKELEKSEKEDEEEEERKSEDDKEEEERKRLEEVERQRRERRYILPDEPAIIVHPNWAAKSGKFDCSIMSLSVLLDYRLEDNKEHSFEVSLFAELFNEMLQRDFGVRIYKSLLSLPDKEDKKDKKNKKDEKKEKREDREDENDDPKPKRRKSGDEKDKKDERDDRKREDKRKDDSKDDDEMEDDNNQDEYDPMEAEDADDDDDDRDDEEMSRRDDRREGNRHCKERASKDKEKDKTQMITINRDLLMAFVYFDQCHCGYLLEKDLEEILYTLGLHLSRAQVKKLLNKVVVRESCFYRKLTDTSKDEENPEEVETPQEDILGNRLLLPSSAVKQESKGPEENVGLIVYHGAMVDVGSLLQKLEKSEKARAEMEQKLQSLEEKTDDDEKTILNLESVNKSLSSELKEVKKDIGQLQENLKASEDTNLQFEGQLNKTIKNLATVMDEIHTVLKKDIVKNEDKDQKSKENGASV; the protein is encoded by the exons CTGCTCTTGGTGTTCAGCAACCCTCCTTACTTGGGGCATCTCCCACCATATATACCCAACAAACAGCATTGGCGGCGGCAGGCCTCACTACTCAGACTCCAACGAATTATCAGCTCACTCAGACAGCTGCTTTGCAACAACAGGCTGCAGCTGCTGCCGCCGCATTACAGCAG TATTCACAACCTCAGCAGACCCTCTATAGTGTACAACAGCAG CAACCTCAACAAACTCTTTTAACTCAG CCGGCGGTGGCACTGCCCACGAGTCTCAGCCTGTCTACTCCTCAGCCAGCAGCGCAGATCACTGTTTCTTACCCAGCGCCACGGTCAAGCCAGCAGCAGACCCAGCCCCAGAAGCAGCGTGTTTTTACCGGGGTGGTGACCAAGCTGCATGACACGTTTGGCTTTGTCGACGAAGATGTCTTCTTTCAGCTCAG TGCTGTTAAAGGGAAGACTCCTCAAGCAGGAGACAGAGTGTTGGTGGAAGCAACATATAACCCCAACATGCCTTTCAAATGGAATGCACAGAGGATTCAGACGCTACCAAATCAA AACCAGACTCAAACCCAGCCTTTACTCAAGACCCCTCCACCTGTGCTTCAGCCCATTGCGCAGCAGACGGCATTCAGCGTTCAGGCACAGCCGCAACCACAGTCGCTGCTGCAGGCACAAATATCTGCGGCTTCTATAACGCCTTTGCTTCAGACACAACCTCAGCCTTTgctgcagcagccacagcagaaaG CTGGTTTGCTACAGCCCCCTGTTCGAATTGTTTCACAACCTCCGCCGGCACGAAGACTAGATCCGCCACCCAGGTTTTCTGGGCGAAATGAGAGGGGAGACCCCATGGCTAACAGAAAAGATGACAGAAG TCGTGAAAGAGAACGTGAAAGGCGTAGGTCACGTGAAAGATCACCCCAGAGAAAACGCTCTAGAGAGAGATCACCTCGACGAGAGAGGGAAAGATCCCCTCGAAGACCTCGGCGAGTTGTGCCCCGTTACACGGTCCAGTTTTCCAAGTTTTCATTAGACTG CCTTAGTTGTGATATGATGGAACTGAGACGGCGTTATCAGAACTTGTACATTCCCAGTGACTTCTTTGATGCTCAGTTTACCTGGGTGGATGCTTTTCCAATGTCGAGGCCATTTCAGCTGGGCAACTACTGCAATTTCTATGTGATGCATAGAGAGGTAGATCCTCTGGATAAAAACTGTGCTGTTCTGGATCCCCCAGATGCTGATCATCTGTACAGTGCCAAG GTGATGCTCATGGCAAGTCCTAGCATGGAAGATCTCTTTCATAAATCATGTGCCCTCGCTGAAGATCCTCAAGAGGTTCGGGATGGGTTTCAGCATCCTGCTAGACTTATAAAG TTTTTAGTGGGTATGAAAGGTAAAGATGAAGCCATGGCTGTAGGAGGACATTGGTCTCCCTCCCTGGATGGACCTGACCCGGAGAAGGACCCCTCTGTGCTGATTAAAACAGCTATCCGTTGTTGCAGAGCTCTTACAGGGATTGACTTGAGTGTTTGCACGCAGTG GTACCGTTTTGCAGAGATTCGCTACCATCGCCCTGAGGAGACCCACAAGGGGCGTACGGTTCCAGCTCATGTGGAGACAGTGGTTTTATTTTTCCCGGatgtttggcattgccttcccacCCGCTCAGAGTGGGAAACCCTCTCCCGAGGATACAAGCAGCAGCTGGTCGAGAAGCTTCAGGGGGAACGCAAGGAGGCTGATGGAGAACAG GATGAAGAGGAAAAGGATGATGGGGAAGCGAAAGAAATTTCAACTCCTACTCATTGGTCAAAACTTGATCCAAAGGCGATGAAG GTTAATGACCTACGCAAGGAATTAGAAAGTCGAAATCTTAGCTCAAAGGGTCTGAAATCCCAGCTGATAGCCCGGCTAACAAAGCAGCTGAAAGTGGAGGAGCAaaaagaagaacagaaagaaTTGGAGAAGTctgaaaaagaagatgaagaggaagaagagaggaaatcTGAAGATGACAAAGAG gaagaagaaaggaaacgtTTAGAGGAAGTGGAACGCCAGCGGCGAGAGAGAAGATACATCTTGCCTGATGAGCCCGCAATCATTGTGCATCCCAACTGGGCAGCGAAAAGTGGAAAATTCGACTGCAGTATTATGTCCCTTAGTGTTCTTTTGGACTACAGACTGGAAGATAACAAAGAGCATTCCTTTGAG GTTTCATTATTTGCGGAACTCTTCAATGAAATGCTTCAAAGGGATTTTGGTGTCCGAATCTACAAATCGTTATTGTCCCTTCCTGACAAGGAagataaaaaagataaaaagaacaaaaaggatgagaaaaaagagaaaagggaagacaGAGAGGATGAAAATGATGATCCAAAGCCTAAAAGAAGGAAATCTGGAGATGAAAAAGATAAAAAGGATGAGCGAGatgacaggaag AGAGAAGATAAGAGGAAAGATGATTCCAAAGATGACGATGAAATGGAAGATGACAATAACCAAGATGAATATGATCCAATGGAAGCTGAAGATGCAGATGATGATGACGATG ATAGGGATGATGAGGAAATGAGTCGTCGAGatgacagaagagagggaaaccGGCACTGCAAAGAAAGGGCTTCTAAGGATAAG GAAAAAGACAAAACCCAAATGATAACTATTAACAGAGATCTTCTGATGGCTTTCGTTTATTTTGATCAATGCCACTGTGGGTACCTCCTAGAAAAAGACTTGGAAGAAATTCTGTACACACTTGGACTGCATCTCTCCCGCGCTCAG GTCAAGAAATTACTTAATAAGGTAGTTGTCCGTGAATCTTGCTTTTATAGAAAACTGACAGATACTTCTAAAGATGAAGAAAATCCAGAAGAGGTAGAAACACCACAGGAAGACATTCTGG GAAACAGACTGCTGCTACCATCTTCAGCTGTAAAACAAGAATCAAAGGGACCAGAAGAAAATGTTGGTCTCATTGTATATCATGGAGCTATGGTGGATGTAGGAAGTCTCTTACAAAAACTTGAAAAGAGTGAAAAAGCACGGGCTGAGATGGAACAGAAGCTTCAGTCATTGGAAGAAAAGACAG atgaTGATGAAAAGACTATACTGAATTTGGAGAGTGTGAATAAAAGCTTGTCTTCAGAACTTAAAGAAGTAAAAAAGGACATTGGCCAGTTACAAGAGAATCTGAAGGCATCGGAGGATACGAATTTGCAATTTGAGGGGCAGCTGAATAAGACAAtcaaaaatttggctacagttATGGATGAAATACACACCGTTCTTAAAAAg GATATTGTGAAGAATGAAGACAAAGATCAAAAATCCAAAGAGAATGGAGCAAGTGTATGA